The segment AAGTCGGAATCTCCGACCACAACGATTCGCGTTCCGCTTGTTTTCGGTGTATCAGTGGTGGAGTTGTTACCCGTGGTCGTTGCACTATCCTCGCGCTGAATAGCAACGGCGAGAGATACCGGAGGCGGCATATCCTCTCCCTCTGTATATGAAAGATCCATTTCAAAGGTGCCATCAGCCTTCCGTTTTGTCTCGCCCCAACTTCCGCCAACTTCATCGGTGGTTTTTACAAGCGATTTAACATTGAGGTCGCTTCTTGGATTTGTCTTTGGAGTAACAGATCGAACGAGTTGGAACGTGACCTGCCGCAACACATCTTGTGTAATCTGATGAAACTCGAAGTCACTAAGTGTTGGCGCTTCTGGCTGACTACCACCAAATAGGAAGAAAGCAGGACGGATACGATCCAAAACAAGATCATTACCAATCATAACCCCCCATCTGTCCATCAAGTCAACCAACCCTTGATTTGGGTCTTTCGCTGAGTTCACTGCGGGATCAAGCATTAGGAACAACTTACCGTTTTTGTCCAAGTATTTGGAAATCGCGTTGACTTCGTGTGCCATCAGTGGTGCTTTGGGACCGGGGATAATAAGTGCGGCACAATCGGCGGGGACTTCTGGCTGCGTTGCCAGAGATAATGTCTCAATCCTGTAATTCTGTTTTTCCAACTCCTCTTTGGTCTGGCTGTAGCCTCGGTTCTGATCAAAATCGTCAATCGCCTGTTCTTCGTGACCTGTCAAGAAATAGATTTTTACCAACTCATCACGGACCACTTTCAGAATCGCGCTGGTAAACTTCTGCTCATCGACAGTTGTGATACGTTCCCGCACCCCACCGCTCTCGAACACGGTTGTCCCATCAAACTGAATCTCATATTCTTGGCTCTTCATCGCCCCTGAATAAGGATCTACGAACTCGACCGAGAGTTTGTCAGTCTCGCGTTGATACATTTCTAGTAAAGCCTCCGCGCGTTGACGATCGCGTGCCAATTGATCATTGGTAGGATTGAGACTGAAGAAGGCAATCACCTGAACCTCTCGATCTAGTCCATGTAAGATTTTCTTCGTCTGATCTGAGAGGGTGTATATCTTATCGCTTGTCCAGTCTGCGGATGTATCGAACCTTTGCACGACGATAACGTTGGCAATGATGGCAATCCCGGTCACCAACAAAGCGGCGACACCAACATTTGTGCCGTAGCGAACTTGACGACTCACAAAGAGACGAGACACAGCTTGGCGTTTCAGAATGAAAAAAGCGGTCAGAGACACGAGACCAAGAACAAGGAAGATCCATACAGCAAGACGTTGGCGCAGCAGCAGACTCGACAGTGTTGCAAATAGAAGGATGAGCGTAAGAAAACCGAGCAGCGTTGCCCACTTATCGCCTGATTGTGATTTTGCATCTTCTGAACGCGGTGTTCCGTGCATCGAAATTACCTCCACTTTGATGATTCAAATGATTTAACTGTAAAGAAGAGACAGACGATCGTGAAACTCAGATAGTAGACTGCATGCTTGAGGGAGACAGTTCCCCGTGAAAAATCGCTGAAGTGTTCGGTGAGTGACAGATACCCCAAGAAATCACCAATCCTTCCTCCACGACTCGACAAGAAACCGATAATCCAGAGAGAGAGTAGCAGACCGAAGCTAGTCAAGGCGGCAACGATCTGATTTTTTGTCATCGAAGATATCATCACGCCAAGCGAGAGGAAAGTCGAACCGAGCAGTAGCAACCCCAAATATCCGCTGATAATTGGTCCAACGTCTAGATTACCGAATCGAGTTGTTATTAGCGGAAAAATCAGGGTTAACAGTAGCATCACGAATAACATGATCCAACTCGCGAAGAATTTCCCAAGGACAACCTCAGTATCTTTGAGCGGGGAGGTCATCAGCAGTTCAATTGTACCTGTTTTCTTTTCTTCCGCGAAAAGTTTCATCGTCAAAGCCGGGGTGAAAAAGAGGAGGGTGACGCTGATGTTGTTAAACAGGGTCTGTATCACATCGGTCGTCGAGTACTGATACGCGGCAAAACTCCCCAGAATTACATAGAATAGGAACCCGGAAACCGCTATAAAAATAAAGAACACGAAGTAGGCGATGGGTGAGACAAAATAGGTATATAATTCTTTGGTAACGATTACAGCGATATTTTTCATCTTTCCCCTCAGACGATATCACATGGACTCTGCCAGCAGACTTTGCCGACAAAAAATGGACCAAGCGATTCGAGATATTCGGCGGTCTGTTGCGATTTTCTCATCTCACCCACAAGGTGTGACAACGGGTGAAGTGTCGTTCCCATCAATCCGATCACGAAATCGTTATCGCGTGCATCCAACCCGAAACACGCCAGTCGAATGTCATGCGCGTATCCTGCCTCCACGTAGTTTCTACCAATCATCGCATGTTCCATCAGGATTTTTCCTTGCTCCTGTTTAGGAAGTCGATAGAATTCCGGTTTTCGACGGAGCGGATACCAGATTGCCCACGATAGTTCAGGATTAAGTGTATTACGGCGCGGTTTAACGAGCAGCCAATCTTCCAAGTCCGGCTCCCGCCCAGAAGCATAGGTTCTGCCGACCATGGTGAACTCAGGCTTTGGTTGAAGAAGGTTGAATGGCTCACTTGTGAGAATTCGTCTCGTCTCAGCCACAAGCGCCTCCGCATCCTCCGTCATAAAAAGCAAACCGATACCTTTCGGGTCATTTAGATCGTGATAGAGAACAACCTCCAAATCACTTGTTTTTAGTGAATTGATTAGTTTGTGTGGTTGCGAGCAGCCTGTGAATACCTGAAGCTGCAAAAATAGGCGGCGTGTACTGTATTGGGGTTCGCCATTAATCGGCGCACCGATTTCACGAATTTCTGGAGCATCGATGAGTTGAACAGGCCTCTTAGATTTCTCTGAGTCCTGACGATGTTGGGGACTAGCAGAATTTTGAGAACGCATAGATTTATTTTCCTCGTTGTTACCTTTAATTTTTCCTGCAGATTCAATTCACAGTATACTACACGGTCTTCCCCAATTTCAATATGAATTGCGTTATCCTCAAAGATGGTAGAGCATCCAATAGACGATGATTCCGGTTATGGACACATACAGCCATATCGGAAGTGTCCAACGGGCAATGCGCCGGTGTTTGATAAATCGTTTCCGCAAAGCGAGATAAAGTGTTATCAAGGCGAGCGGGAGGATCGAAGCGGCGAGGATAATATGAGGGATAAGAACAGCGAAGTAGACGGAACGAACCCACCCGCTCCCTTCAAAGGGAGTTGATCCAGCGTGGTAGTGATAGATGAGATAAGAGGTCAGGAAGAGCCCCGATACTACAAACGCTGCAATCATACAATTTCTGTGGGCAACAATTTTTCGTCGCCGGATCATCAAGAAGCCAACAGTCAGTAGAACAGTACTGATTGTATTCAGTGTAGCGTTCACCGTCGGTAGGTCGGAGATGGTAATCATGATCTGCTCACCATTTCAAGTCGTTCGATTGCGGTCTTTGCTCCCTCTCGCGCTAGAGTCGCGGAATCCTTTCGTGCAACCTGTTTCAGTTTCGGAAGGGCACGCCTATCTCCAAGCTGCCCTAGCGCAACGGTTGCAAAGTAGCGAACATCGTCATCTGCGTCGTCGAGAGCTTCGAGCAGAGGAGTTAAGTCGTCACTCGTTGCGATATGGCGTTCAAAATCACCGATATTGATTAACGCCTGCGCTGCCTCCCGCCGCGCCTCCGCATCACCGTGCCGCAGCGTGGAGATCAGTGCATCCATCTCTCCAGTAACGAAGGGTAGATCATCCCAATCGCAGTCGAGGCAAAACCATCCATCTTTACCGACTGCTTGCACGTTTTTGCTATGACAACTTGGGCATTCTGTAAATTTTGGCTGGGACTTCATTGTATTTTTGATTCATCCAACTCCGGCAAATCACGCCAGATTTCAGGACCTTCCGGCTTGAAGTTTATTGTTGCGATGAACTGCATCCCTTGATAGAAGTTGATTTTGAACTTTCCTCCACCAAAATTGTTCTTGATGTAACCCATCGGGTCGTCAATTAACGGTCCCATCTCGTCGGCGTGGTAGAAGGCAAGCAGCTTAAATCTCACCGTGTTGCCCACCGGCTCTTGTACCAATAGACGCGCGGTCGTTGTGGGAAAAAGCACCTTGAACACATCCCATAGCTGATCAACCGTTGGCTTAGGAACACCGAGGCGCTTCTTGAAGTCGTTTTCAAGGTATTCAGAAAAAAGATTTAGTACCCATTCCATAGTGTAACTACCTTAGCGAGAAACGTGATTCGTGAAAGATAATGCGTGAAATGTGAAAACCAATTGTTTATTGGTTCATTAGTTCATTGGTACAGTCGGGCGGGGGAACCCCGCCCCTACGGTTTTCTTTGTGTGACTTATTAACATGAGTGAGATTAAAAAGTTATGTTGTCCACGCGAAAATGAAAAGTACACATTTTACACACGAAAATGGATCAATTGTTTCTATTTCAGAGTTGGATGTCGTCAGTTGTATTACAAACAATTACAAGTAATTACATCTCGTTTTTATTAGAACCTAAGCAGTAGAAGAGAATTCCGATTCCCGACTGAAGTGTGTAAGTTCTATTTATGATGGATTTTAGAATTACGTGGACACTCCCAATGGACAGCCAACCCCCTAAATCCCCCTTATCAGGTGGACTTTAGGAACTGCGCGAAGGTCGGAGTTATTAGTAAATATCTACTTAATTTTTTTAATTCACTATAGTATGCGGTCAAAGAAGAGCTGAAGGAAGGCTTCGGCGTTTACTCCTACGCAGACGCGGGCGTTCGGTTCTGGGCGTGGTCTTTCTGGACGCAGATCAGCAATGGTCATTCCCTGCGTCAGATCGCTTGAAGTTTCTACCTGCACGAAAGCCTCCACAGTTTCAAAAATTTCGGGATGCGTGAGCAAGCCAATG is part of the Candidatus Poribacteria bacterium genome and harbors:
- a CDS encoding GldG family protein; translation: MHGTPRSEDAKSQSGDKWATLLGFLTLILLFATLSSLLLRQRLAVWIFLVLGLVSLTAFFILKRQAVSRLFVSRQVRYGTNVGVAALLVTGIAIIANVIVVQRFDTSADWTSDKIYTLSDQTKKILHGLDREVQVIAFFSLNPTNDQLARDRQRAEALLEMYQRETDKLSVEFVDPYSGAMKSQEYEIQFDGTTVFESGGVRERITTVDEQKFTSAILKVVRDELVKIYFLTGHEEQAIDDFDQNRGYSQTKEELEKQNYRIETLSLATQPEVPADCAALIIPGPKAPLMAHEVNAISKYLDKNGKLFLMLDPAVNSAKDPNQGLVDLMDRWGVMIGNDLVLDRIRPAFFLFGGSQPEAPTLSDFEFHQITQDVLRQVTFQLVRSVTPKTNPRSDLNVKSLVKTTDEVGGSWGETKRKADGTFEMDLSYTEGEDMPPPVSLAVAIQREDSATTTGNNSTTDTPKTSGTRIVVVGDSDFATNLFFHGTGGGNFFLNTVNWLTLEEDLIAIRPVDPTERSLRMMTPSEVAFVQMTAIFLIPLIIFLIGVGVWWRRR
- a CDS encoding DUF420 domain-containing protein, which translates into the protein MITISDLPTVNATLNTISTVLLTVGFLMIRRRKIVAHRNCMIAAFVVSGLFLTSYLIYHYHAGSTPFEGSGWVRSVYFAVLIPHIILAASILPLALITLYLALRKRFIKHRRIARWTLPIWLYVSITGIIVYWMLYHL
- a CDS encoding HEAT repeat domain-containing protein — translated: MKSQPKFTECPSCHSKNVQAVGKDGWFCLDCDWDDLPFVTGEMDALISTLRHGDAEARREAAQALINIGDFERHIATSDDLTPLLEALDDADDDVRYFATVALGQLGDRRALPKLKQVARKDSATLAREGAKTAIERLEMVSRS
- a CDS encoding ABC transporter permease → MKNIAVIVTKELYTYFVSPIAYFVFFIFIAVSGFLFYVILGSFAAYQYSTTDVIQTLFNNISVTLLFFTPALTMKLFAEEKKTGTIELLMTSPLKDTEVVLGKFFASWIMLFVMLLLTLIFPLITTRFGNLDVGPIISGYLGLLLLGSTFLSLGVMISSMTKNQIVAALTSFGLLLSLWIIGFLSSRGGRIGDFLGYLSLTEHFSDFSRGTVSLKHAVYYLSFTIVCLFFTVKSFESSKWR
- a CDS encoding chlorite dismutase family protein — translated: MRSQNSASPQHRQDSEKSKRPVQLIDAPEIREIGAPINGEPQYSTRRLFLQLQVFTGCSQPHKLINSLKTSDLEVVLYHDLNDPKGIGLLFMTEDAEALVAETRRILTSEPFNLLQPKPEFTMVGRTYASGREPDLEDWLLVKPRRNTLNPELSWAIWYPLRRKPEFYRLPKQEQGKILMEHAMIGRNYVEAGYAHDIRLACFGLDARDNDFVIGLMGTTLHPLSHLVGEMRKSQQTAEYLESLGPFFVGKVCWQSPCDIV